The Desulfatiglans sp. genomic sequence TAAAAGTTTTTAACTTTTGCAGCCTTGCTTTTTATGGGATGGTTTAAGAAAAAACTGATATTAAAATCTTAAGAGTGGTCATCATTTTTGGTAATAAGACGCAGAGCGTAAAATCAATGCATTACAATGTTGACCATGGGAATGAGAAAAGAGGGCACAGTCGCTGTGCCCCTACGTTGTTTGATACTAATCTACAGAAACGTATTTTGAAAATAAATGTATAGGCGAATAATTATTCTCCCCTACGTAAATAGATCTTCTGTTGACTCTTGTTATTTTAGGATGAGTTAAAGGCAGACTTGATACCTTTTTGAACACTGGATTCCGCGGTCCCCGAAGACAGTATCGGGATCTTCGACAAACCACAGAATGCCAAAAAGGGGTTATTCAAAGGTCTCAGGATATCAAATGTTCAGTCCCTTTCTATACTTTTTCAACCACTCAAGGTATTTCTTTATCATGTCTGGCCTGAATCAGGTAATACGCATGCCCTGCTTTCCAGCATCTCTACTGCTGATTCTTTACTTGATGATCTCACATCAATACTCCTGCATATTCTTCCATCAACCAGCTCTATAATACGGTCTGAGCGTATAGCCACCTCCCTGTCATGAGTCACCATTACAAGGGTGGTATTGTTTTCCCTGTTGATCTCTCTTAAAAGATCAAGCACCTTTGCACCGGTTTCCCTGTCCAGGTTGCCTGTGGGTTCATCCGCAAATATTACCTTTGGCCTGTTGATCAGTGCCCTTGCTATAGAAACACGCTGCTGCTGGCCGCCTGATATCTGTGTTACATATTTATTTTTAATGTCGCCTAAACCCACACGGTCTATAAGCCTGTTTGCCTCTTCTATCAAATCCTGGCCAGGCCTTCCGCTTTTTATCCAGTGGGGCATCAGAATATTTTCAAACACTGTAAACTCCGGCAGCAGATGATGGAACTGGAAGACAAACCCTATGTTCTCGTTTCTGAATGAGGCAAGTTTGTTGACGTTTATATCCGAGAATGACTGCCCGTCTATCACAATTTTCCCTGATGTAGGTGGATCAAGCAGGCCAAGACAGTTTAAAAGCGTGCTTTTCCCTGAACCGGATGGGCCGATCAGGGCGGTAAAGGTGTTCCTCTCTATTTCAAGTTCTATATCAAACAGGACATGGGTCTGGATTGTTGTGCCATAAACCTTGTTGAGCCTCTTTACCTGTATCATGTTATCAGCCATTTCTTATTACCTCAATGGGCGATAATCTTGATGCACGGCTAGCAGGTATGGCAGAGGCAAGTGTGGAGGCGATAACCGCAAGGACTACAGGGAGAATAATATAGGAGGTCTTTATCTCAAGGCCAAAGGCTATCATATCCCCCATTGCCTTTATAAAGAGTATTGATATGCCATAACCTATGCCGATCCCTGCGACTGACCCTGTTGCGCCCAGGATAAAACCCTGCACAACAAATATCCTGGCTGAACTTATGTCAGTTGTGCCCATGGCTTTAAGTATGCCGAGCTGTCTTGATTTCTGGACAGCAGATATGGCAAGTACGCTCGCTATGCCAAGGGAGATGGAAAAAAGTACAAAGAACTGGATGGTGTATGATGATGAACTCTGGGATGAAAGGGCTGCCAGCATCTCCTTGTTTGTCTTCTGCCATGATTCAATCTTTACCCTGGTAAAATAACGTGAATATTTCCGCGCTATTGCCTCCGCCTCAAAGACATCCTTCACCTGCGCCTCAATCGCTGAGACACCATCAACCCCAAAAAAGGCCCTAACCCTGTCCAGTGAAAGCACAACAAGGCTGCTACCTGTTGCTGTGCTCAGATCAAAGATCCCACCTGCTATTAGAGAGACATTCTCTCCTTTATCATTCCTCAGGATAAACTTGTCACCTGTTACAAGGGCGAGTTTATTAGCAAGCTCCTTTGCTACAAGGGCGGTTTCGCCTGAAAACCTGTCGCTGCCTGCAATCAGCTTTTGCTTAATCCGGTAGATGCCCGGTCCATCTGGTTCCAGTAGCCCCTTTACACGCACCGGATGCACCGTGCTCGCCTCAAGCACAAAACCATTCCCGTTTGCAACCGGTGATATATAGGTGAACCTTTTATCCTTTTTAAGCTCCAATAAATATTGCTGCCATGAAAATATCTCAGGCCTCTCCTCAATGGCCGCCTTCCGAAACTCTTTAACAGCGGCTGAGCCTGTATCAATGGGGCCAGGCTTTCTATCTTCAGGTGATATAACGAGGTGCGGGGCAGACCCCACTGTCCTTTCAATGATGCTGTTCTGAAGGCCGCCTATCAGGGAGGATAAAAAGAACTGCACAGCCACACCCATGGCAATGCCAAGGATAATAAAAAGGGTCTGAAGCCTCCCTTTAATCAGAAACCGCCATGCAATCATGATTTCATAGTTGTTTGGCTTCATATTATTTTTCTGCTGGTATGTATAACAGGGTGTTTTCCGGTATATCCTCAAGGATTACCCATTTCTCACCAACCTCCCGGAAGCCTGTCTTTACAGGTGCTATACCATCTTTGCCCTTTATGTAGACATATCCCGCCCCATCAGCACGGGTGAGAAACCTTGATGGGGCAGCAGGCACATTGGTAAACCTCTCCGCTATGATCTCAACATTACCGGTCATGCCGTACCTGATAAAATCATGCTTATCAGTGATCTTTAACCTTGTAAGACAGCTTCCCCTTGATATGTCTACTTCAAGACAGACAAAAAAGAGCTTTGCCGCAATCTTATTTGAAGGATAGGCATCCAGCACAATAAATGCATCCTGGTTGTTTTTGACAAAGGGCATATCCCGCTGGTCTATGTTTGCCTCTATCTCCCACTCCCTCTCCTCTATGATACTCATCAGCTCGGCATTATCCAGAACCGTCTCACCCTCGGTAAAATAAACATCCGTGATTATGCCCCTGTATGGGGCCTTTATCTGTTTGTCATCAATAGCTTTTTCCGATAGCCTGATCTCTTCTGTAAGCACATGCCTTTCTGTTTCAAGTTTTGCCAGCACCCCGGAGGTGTTAAAGGTATCTATCTCTATTTTGGTCTGGTTATATCCGGAAAGGGCCTGATTATAACCCTCGATAGCCGCATCCAGTTCTGCATCGGAAACGCCTCCAGCCTCTGAGAGTTTTTTAAGCCTGTTCATATAGCGTTCTGAATTACTCAGTGTTGCAGCATCCTTTTTAAGCTGCTCATGCAGCCTCGGGAGCCCGTTTTTCTTTGAATCCTCTATCTGCAGATTGATTGATGCGAGCCTGTTTTTGCTTATGGTAAGGTTTCTTCTCTCCCTGTAATCATCTATCAGGGCAACTGTTTCGCCCTTTTCAACCCTTGTACCCTCTGTTACGTTAAGCTGTATGATATCCCCGCCTGCCTTTGCCTTAACCCTATATGGCTTTGGTTCGCTCACAGTGCATGAGGCAAGCACTGTATAATCGAGGTTTATTGGTTTCAGGGTATAGCTCTCCTTCCCCTTTTCACTGCATGAAAAGAGAAGAGTTATTACAAACAGGGATATAATAAAAAGATTTTTATTAAGGTTTGATTTCATAATTCCATGCCTGCGCCAGATATGGCATTAAAGATTCCTTTTATACTCCTCAACCCACTCAAGGTTTTCCTTTATCATGTCTGGTATTGGTAAAGAGTATGGGCACCTTGTCATACACTCACCGCACCCGGTGCACTGGGCAGCCTTTTTAAGCAGGGATATGATCAGCATATTCTTAAGCGCCTGGGGCCCCAGCCTCTTCACAAAGGTTTTTATCCCCATAACCATCTGTATGTGTATCCCAACAGTGCATGGGAGGCAGTAATCACATCTGCGGCAGAACTTTTTGTCATGCTCCCTCCTTATCTCCTCAATCTCTTTTTCTTCTTTGGGGGTAAGCTCATAACTGCCAGTAAATATCTCCCAGTTTCTGTCAATCAGCCCCTTTTCCTCAACGCCAGCCAGCACAAGTATATCAGGGATAGAGAGTGCCCACTTTAATGCAAGCGCAGCATCTTCTATTACACCGCCTGAGAATGGCTTCATGGCAAGGATGCCGATGTTCTTCTTAAGCGCTTTAGGTACAATCCTCTCTTTAGCTGCTGACTCAATAAAGCTCAGGCAGACCATGATGGTTTCAAAATAACCATCATCAATGATCCTTTCAAGCAGGTCAAGGCTGTGGCTTGTAACCCCTATGTGGCCTATAAGCCCCTGCTCCTTTGCCTTTCTTAACCCCTCAAGGGCTCCACCAGGCCTTGTGACCCGTTCATACTCATCATCTGAACTCACTGCATGGCACTGATAGATATCTATATAATCCACCTGAAGGTTTTTCAGACTTACCTCTATGTCCTTCTGTATGCCGTCAGCAAACCGGTTCATGGACTTTGTTGCAAGCACCACTTTTTTATTCGTCTGTTTTAGTGCTTTGCCTATACGCGCCTCGCTTGTGGAATACATGCGCGAGGTATCTATAAAATCCATACCGGTCTCTACTGCATGTAACACCACCTCCACTGCCTGCGCCTCACCCACACGCTGAATGGGGATGCCGCCAAAACCAAGCCGGGTTACCGTTAGCCCTGTGCTGCCAAGCGTTACTTTTTTCATATTTTCTCTCTTTCCTTTTTTATTCAATACAGATATATCCTTTTTAATATAGCTATAATAATAGATCATAGGAACAATATACAATCTTTATATCATACAAAGGAATTAATCATGGAAGAAAGACTCTATCTGTTCAGAATAAACATTTTAGGTATATTACCGGAGGTCTGGAGGCGTTTCACTGTTCCATCCGATATCCCCCTTGACCGTCTTCACGATGTCATACAGATTATCATGGGGTGGACAGACAGCCATCTGCACGAGTTTACCATTTCAAAAAAACATTATACTGAATACCCTGAGTCAAAAGAGGATGGCCTTCCATGCGGGAAGTACAGGCTGGGTGATCTTGTTAAACGAAAGGGGTCTATTATCAGTTACCTGTACGATTTTGGCGATTCATGGGAACATGAGCTTATTCTTGAAGACAGTAATTATGCCGGCCAGGAGCTGCCAGTGCCTGTTTTTTGCCTGGAGGGAAAAGGGGCATGTCCGCCTGAAGATGTAGGTGGCATAAATGGATATGAAGAGTTCTGCAAGGTAATGAAAGACCCGTTCCATGAAGATCATAATGCATTAACAGAATGGTATGGCGGCAATTTTGACAGCACACAGTTCGACCCTGACGAGACAAACTGGGAGATACTGAAATACCTGAGGTGGTCAAGGAAGAGGCTTTTAGCCTGGGATACAGATTAAAGATTAGGATAAAGAATGAAAAAAATATGTATTTTATATGACACTGTATCAGGATCAACTGCCGAGATTGCAGAGATGTTGAAGGATGAATTATCTTTGAGATCCTGTTCTATAACTGTCATTTCCATCACCAAAAATTGTGATTTGGGTGATTTTGATATTTTGATCATCGGCAGCCCATTACGATTTGGCGGCTTCACATCCGGAATGCGAAAATTCATTAGAAAGAATAAGCAAAGGTCCCTAAGAGTTAAAGGAACAAGAATTGAAAAATAAAATAGCAGACACTGCCTCTTCTGTTCCTGCTGTCGGTTTGAAAACAGTTGGGTCAGAAAAGGGATATATTAAAACAGGCCTTGGCATTGATGCTGGCGGAACATACACAGATGCGGTGATTTATGACCTTGAAAATAATATTACCATTTGCAAGGCAAAGGGGCTTACCACCAGGTGGGATTTTACAGTCGGCATCAAAGAGGCCATTGAAAATCTGGATAAAAGCCGGCTGCCCCTTATAGAGCTGGTATCTCTCTCCACAACCCTTGCCACAAATGCCATTGTCGAAAACGAGGGGCAGAAGGTGGGGCTCCTTCTTATGCCTCCATACGGGCACAATATTATAAAGGATATTCCATACCATCCAAGGGCAATCATACAGGGGCAGCTTGAGATCTCCGGTGAAGAAATCACCCCCATTAACCCTGATGAGGTCAAAAGAGTTACAGCAGAGATGATAGAAAGGCATCATGTAACCGCCTTTGCTGTATCGGGTTATGCAGGCTCAGTTAACCCTGAGCATTAGCTTAATGTGAAAAAGATCATTCAGGATGAAACCGGCCTTTTTGTCTCATGCGGCCATGAGTTGTCTGACACATTAAATTTTCAGACAAGGGCCGTTACCGCCATGCTCAATGCAATGATTATCCCCAGGCTTGCGAGCCTCCTCATTGATCTTGAAAGGGTTCTGCATGGATACAATATCAGCGCGCCTGTTGTAGTAGTAAAAGGGGATGGCACCCTTATCAGCGCAGAGATGGCCAAAAAGCGTCCGGTTGAAACCATACTCTCAGGGCCTGCCGCAAGCGTAGCAGGAGCGAGGCATATTACCGGCATTGATGATGCCATAGTGGTGGATATGGGTGGAACCACAACCGATACAGCCGCTATCTCAGGGGGGCTTGTAAGGCTAAATGAGCATGGTTCCATGGTTGGAGGCCACAGAACCCATGTAAAGGCGCTGGATATACGCACAGTGGGCCTTGGCGGGGACAGCTTGATAATGTATGAAAAGGGTAAATTCAAGATTGGGCCAAAGCGGGTTGCCCCCATTGCATGGCTCGGGCACTATTATCCGGGCGCAGGGGCCGCCCTTGATTTTATAGAGAATAATATTAAACACTATGGCGGCACCACCATGACCATGCAGATCATTGCACGCACAGGTGCTAAAAAGGCCATTTTGCTTGATCCTATTGAAGAAAAGGTTATCTCCCTTCTTGATCAAAGGCCATATTCCATGGATGAACTTGTTCCCCTCGCAGGAGTGCTGTCCGAATGGACTCTTCCCCTGCAGCGCCTTGAGGAGAATTTTATGATCCAGAGATGTGGCCTCACCCTTACAGACCTTCTGCATATTGATGGCAGGTTTAGAAAATGGGACACAGGATCATCTGAGAGATATGCAGGCCTTTGTGCATTTTTAGCAAAGAGGAGCATCTCTGAACTGGTTGATCAGCTCATGGATATGGGGGCGCACCAGCTCTCTGTTGAGCTGCTTAAACATGCGCTGAATGATATTAACCCTGATGAACTGGATAAGAGCCATGCATGCAGAAGACTCATATATCACCTTTTAGTAAAGCAGCACCCCGATTACGAGGTGGCAATAAACCTTAAACACCCTGTAATTGGTATTGGTGCGCCCATCCATTTTTTTCTTGATAAAGCGGTGATACCTTTAAAGACAAATATGATTATCCCCGATGATGCAGATGTCGCAAACGCCATTGGCGCAATAACCAGCCATGTGGTTGTGTATAAAAAACTTGCTATACTACATGATGGTCTTGGAAATTATAGTATTGAAGGGATATCGGGGAAACGTCAATTCAGGAGCCTTGATACAGCAGACCAGTTTGTAAGGCAACGGCTGACAGAAATTGTGCATAAACAGGCCATGGAGGCGGGCACAAGCACCCGGACAATAACATTTGAAACAAAGGATCATGCACCCATAATTGCCAGCGGTGATCCTCTATTTGTAAAGAGAACCATATTCGCCACACTTAAAGGAAGGCCGGACCTGTTGATTGACAGAAACAAAACAAGGTAAAACCAAGAAACAGGGCTCTATTTTTTATGCTTAGTGGTTTTAAATCTTCCAACATATCATTTTAAACTAAGGATTTTTACAAGGTTAGAGGGAAGTATGCCTAAAAATAGGTACTTCCCAACTAACTGGATTTAACTTGTTTTTTTCATGACAGGAGATTATGGGATAGCTCCCAATGACCTCCGGTCTGGCCCTGTAACCTCTTTAAATGCCCTGGGGATTCCGATGAATTATCACACCCTTAATATCGCTGCTATCTTCATGCAGTTCATTTTTGAGAACAGTAATAGCCATGAGTATCAACCTTTCCTGATTAATCGCTCCTGTGTCAGGTGGTGCGCTTATAAACAGGTATCCTCCAGGGGTAATACCTGTATAAAATTGCACTGATGTGCCATCCTCAAGCCTGAGTGTGTATGGCATCTGCTGTCCCGGAACCGTGATATCAGGCGGCTGCTGCCTTGACGCTTCCTGATCAGGAGTCAAAGAAATAACCTGATCTCCCTCTCTCAAAGTATAGCTGTTCTGCCATACAGGTTCTCCTTCCCCTGTCTGTTCAAAAACGGGCATCGATTCAATAACAATGTCCATTTCGTTTGAAGGGGAATCACCAATAATCATAACAGTGCCGTTGCCGGGAGCTGGCCCGAATGTAATATCGGAGCTTCCGCTTTTCGACACAAGGGTTGCTGACCTGATATCTGTTATATTATATGTTACCAGTTGCAGGTTGCCGAAACCGGTTATGGTATTGCTGCCAGTTCCGGGACCCATGTCAAATTGAGAACCTGACAACCCGTTTTTAAGATTCTGGCCTGTACCGTTTGT encodes the following:
- a CDS encoding ABC transporter ATP-binding protein, which encodes MADNMIQVKRLNKVYGTTIQTHVLFDIELEIERNTFTALIGPSGSGKSTLLNCLGLLDPPTSGKIVIDGQSFSDINVNKLASFRNENIGFVFQFHHLLPEFTVFENILMPHWIKSGRPGQDLIEEANRLIDRVGLGDIKNKYVTQISGGQQQRVSIARALINRPKVIFADEPTGNLDRETGAKVLDLLREINRENNTTLVMVTHDREVAIRSDRIIELVDGRICRSIDVRSSSKESAVEMLESRACVLPDSGQT
- a CDS encoding ABC transporter permease, which codes for MKPNNYEIMIAWRFLIKGRLQTLFIILGIAMGVAVQFFLSSLIGGLQNSIIERTVGSAPHLVISPEDRKPGPIDTGSAAVKEFRKAAIEERPEIFSWQQYLLELKKDKRFTYISPVANGNGFVLEASTVHPVRVKGLLEPDGPGIYRIKQKLIAGSDRFSGETALVAKELANKLALVTGDKFILRNDKGENVSLIAGGIFDLSTATGSSLVVLSLDRVRAFFGVDGVSAIEAQVKDVFEAEAIARKYSRYFTRVKIESWQKTNKEMLAALSSQSSSSYTIQFFVLFSISLGIASVLAISAVQKSRQLGILKAMGTTDISSARIFVVQGFILGATGSVAGIGIGYGISILFIKAMGDMIAFGLEIKTSYIILPVVLAVIASTLASAIPASRASRLSPIEVIRNG
- a CDS encoding HlyD family efflux transporter periplasmic adaptor subunit, with amino-acid sequence MKSNLNKNLFIISLFVITLLFSCSEKGKESYTLKPINLDYTVLASCTVSEPKPYRVKAKAGGDIIQLNVTEGTRVEKGETVALIDDYRERRNLTISKNRLASINLQIEDSKKNGLPRLHEQLKKDAATLSNSERYMNRLKKLSEAGGVSDAELDAAIEGYNQALSGYNQTKIEIDTFNTSGVLAKLETERHVLTEEIRLSEKAIDDKQIKAPYRGIITDVYFTEGETVLDNAELMSIIEEREWEIEANIDQRDMPFVKNNQDAFIVLDAYPSNKIAAKLFFVCLEVDISRGSCLTRLKITDKHDFIRYGMTGNVEIIAERFTNVPAAPSRFLTRADGAGYVYIKGKDGIAPVKTGFREVGEKWVILEDIPENTLLYIPAEK
- a CDS encoding aldo/keto reductase — protein: MKKVTLGSTGLTVTRLGFGGIPIQRVGEAQAVEVVLHAVETGMDFIDTSRMYSTSEARIGKALKQTNKKVVLATKSMNRFADGIQKDIEVSLKNLQVDYIDIYQCHAVSSDDEYERVTRPGGALEGLRKAKEQGLIGHIGVTSHSLDLLERIIDDGYFETIMVCLSFIESAAKERIVPKALKKNIGILAMKPFSGGVIEDAALALKWALSIPDILVLAGVEEKGLIDRNWEIFTGSYELTPKEEKEIEEIRREHDKKFCRRCDYCLPCTVGIHIQMVMGIKTFVKRLGPQALKNMLIISLLKKAAQCTGCGECMTRCPYSLPIPDMIKENLEWVEEYKRNL
- a CDS encoding plasmid pRiA4b ORF-3 family protein yields the protein MEERLYLFRINILGILPEVWRRFTVPSDIPLDRLHDVIQIIMGWTDSHLHEFTISKKHYTEYPESKEDGLPCGKYRLGDLVKRKGSIISYLYDFGDSWEHELILEDSNYAGQELPVPVFCLEGKGACPPEDVGGINGYEEFCKVMKDPFHEDHNALTEWYGGNFDSTQFDPDETNWEILKYLRWSRKRLLAWDTD